In Nitrospirota bacterium, the DNA window GTACTGGTCATTGACGCGGACGCTATGGAATCCCTTCTTGCTTCCTTTTAATGCCTCCAGGCGATTGCCTGGCGGCGCGGACAGGTCAAGAAGATCGCGCGCGGTATTGAGCATGTCGAATTTCCTTGCAATGACCGCCCAAAGCGGCTTGGGGATCTTCCGTGCTTCCTTGGAGTTGGCGCCGTCAAAAATGTCCTGAGAAGCCTTGTCCGCGAAGC includes these proteins:
- a CDS encoding type II toxin-antitoxin system RelE/ParE family toxin, whose translation is MIVGFADKASQDIFDGANSKEARKIPKPLWAVIARKFDMLNTARDLLDLSAPPGNRLEALKGSKKGFHSVRVNDQYRIIFRWSAGNASDVQVVDYH